The following proteins come from a genomic window of Flavobacteriaceae bacterium MAR_2010_188:
- a CDS encoding glutamate synthase (NADH) small subunit, with amino-acid sequence MGKTTGFLEYDRTTEPYLPKEERVKNYKEFTVALPEEEIKNQGARCMDCGIPFCHSGCPLGNLIPDFNDKVYKGKWKEAAEILYATNNFPEFTGRLCPAPCEEACVLGINEDPVTIENIEKNIAEQAYENGWKVAKPPKTRTGKKVAVIGSGPAGLAASQQLNRAGHEVTLFERDDKVGGLLRYGIPDFKMEKTVIDRSVAILEEEGVVIKTNSHVGENVDAKEIEKEFDAVLLCGGATVRRTIPIEGADLKGVYQAMDFLKQNNQRVAGRDDFEEVISAKDKKVIVIGGGDTGSDCIGTSNRHGATSVTNFEILSKPTEGRPPNQPWPYWPMRLRTSSSHKEGVDRFFSISTKRFVGNDQGLLTGLVTVEVEWIFKPGERPQLRELPETEKEWECDMVFLALGFTGAEKTLVDQFGLEMDFRTNIKAPVSNYQTNVKKIFAAGDIRRGQSLIVWAISEGRQAAHYVDKFLMGQSYLPLKDDNDLPRV; translated from the coding sequence ATGGGAAAAACAACAGGATTTTTAGAATACGACAGAACTACGGAACCTTATCTTCCTAAGGAGGAACGGGTAAAGAACTATAAAGAATTTACAGTTGCCCTTCCTGAAGAAGAAATTAAAAATCAGGGAGCACGCTGTATGGACTGTGGGATTCCTTTTTGCCATAGCGGTTGTCCTCTTGGCAATCTTATACCAGATTTTAACGATAAGGTTTACAAAGGAAAATGGAAAGAAGCGGCAGAAATACTATATGCCACCAACAATTTTCCAGAATTTACTGGGAGACTTTGTCCGGCACCATGTGAAGAAGCTTGTGTCTTGGGGATTAATGAGGACCCGGTAACCATAGAAAATATTGAAAAAAATATTGCCGAGCAAGCTTATGAGAATGGTTGGAAGGTTGCAAAACCACCGAAAACAAGAACTGGTAAAAAAGTGGCGGTTATTGGTTCGGGACCAGCAGGTCTTGCGGCTTCTCAGCAGCTTAACCGTGCAGGGCATGAAGTGACTCTTTTTGAAAGGGATGATAAAGTTGGCGGCTTACTTCGATACGGTATTCCAGATTTTAAAATGGAAAAAACTGTCATCGATAGAAGTGTGGCGATTCTTGAAGAAGAAGGTGTGGTTATAAAAACAAATTCTCACGTTGGCGAGAATGTAGACGCAAAAGAAATAGAAAAAGAGTTCGACGCGGTACTTTTATGTGGAGGAGCAACGGTAAGAAGAACTATTCCTATTGAAGGGGCGGATTTAAAAGGGGTTTATCAAGCGATGGATTTCTTAAAACAAAATAATCAACGGGTTGCTGGGCGTGATGATTTTGAGGAAGTGATTTCAGCAAAAGACAAGAAGGTAATTGTTATTGGTGGAGGTGATACCGGTTCGGATTGTATAGGAACTTCTAATCGTCATGGCGCAACATCTGTAACCAACTTTGAGATTCTTTCGAAACCTACCGAGGGTAGACCTCCTAATCAGCCTTGGCCATATTGGCCGATGAGGTTGCGAACAAGTTCGAGTCATAAGGAAGGCGTGGATCGCTTTTTCAGTATTTCTACTAAACGTTTCGTAGGTAATGATCAAGGTTTATTGACCGGCTTGGTGACCGTTGAGGTGGAATGGATTTTTAAACCTGGAGAGAGACCGCAGCTTAGAGAACTACCAGAAACAGAAAAAGAATGGGAATGCGATATGGTGTTTTTAGCACTTGGTTTTACAGGAGCCGAAAAGACTTTGGTTGATCAATTTGGATTGGAAATGGATTTTAGAACTAATATTAAAGCGCCAGTTTCTAATTATCAGACCAACGTTAAAAAGATTTTTGCGGCAGGCGATATTCGTCGTGGACAGTCTTTAATTGTGTGGGCAATTTCAGAAGGAAGGCAAGCAGCACATTACGTCGACAAATTTTTAATGGGACAGAGTTACCTTCCTCTTAAGGATGATAACGACTTGCCGAGGGTATAA